A window from Corythoichthys intestinalis isolate RoL2023-P3 chromosome 10, ASM3026506v1, whole genome shotgun sequence encodes these proteins:
- the LOC130923191 gene encoding uncharacterized protein LOC130923191: MACYYIVISSTHLRDGQLRSIKGVFRGPIGAGGHKNNKTDEGAPSLYCELCDKQYVRHQQFDNHINSYDHHHKQRLKELKHREFYRALACRRRREERREERSLRKRLQQEHPHHHHEDKTEEHCAPGSGPMFRSTTVAVEPVSAMEKWSDARADNNGSEGIRALGRDPQSSLLLPLDTALGSRLLSDTRWPYQQLDAKAITSDDITSKNSDASQSGAFNKLPWATSFLSDTIRSNKIPANNENKTSLTSRGRPVCFSLPKRSCVLLHQSAAIFIQAGRSSRDGKKTTQKVDAKVAPQLSATPCVHALASDLDENMKATLSLCNRHDGTRAQVHVGGGTVAQDTGGCKSGAVITGGGWIGAQGGGKCGLGAKFSGGSGTEVQFTGGRLTGVQVTSRTGTVDQVNVRGGVLNSGQSEPIVIGTHTTGTKGPGYEDKEGSRTAAHDDCYRAPKAQITIRGNTRAQGYSQTLTSTEDTQDNGEIRTDAQLICPTVIRNGAEAVVSRGPEKRAIHNYGRLKTGAQSNSQSEGRKQIVVRCGTRVQDQGRGHQDFVGSGNGAEGWVGSGTRAKVTDQKGTEVQDQDRRRTEVAQNGVGSTIGILETVLNRIGTQSSNEGGTAADHYVTSRGSAPQPTTLACQGSCFETSAKTDFVQKLHSSTPIELQQSGPVNQAKKLNPEQSSNSLLCRPKEPFCPVLSRDGKRILLWPTEMVRYTKTSPSLSYGVNPLLYDFRAHAGGQREVGCRRKPSVIKHAGCQQKWESGGGSTEVKPDESLDENEGGQAGNPLQVADRDKGGKEVCAFPNADTLKATRVGLRRRKRRKRGGVRKRGRRKRGDEMKTKEKGRKGIITGLCEMVRLKRQDTGTEERREKRLLSHLAARRMLTGPEKRMTGEEERRVAENDVLLSRPSTNRCNRSKQVNAEDGLHQCQQSSSRWGPAFTKPLCGNASCNAPISPAIKTPRCPAITADPAATDKGPQHKHRDGDERGQEDKDCGNLREIRAQEARVCEVAISSVSSPRRDAACERQIHLALSQHAEAAWDGAISPVPLSFRGPACPRSQTAVEHNRSSGAQKTESELCVRSECTNTTPVCKDLSQEVRGSEKRKWTDSPEINAWKKCKQTLNRTAVGFELSRNLVTIDTRQGDAKETNPSPFSPVRTDKVCQDTDNDDVEVSSVAEKLIDMLPGNATHKYAAQDDDINKHEPQHSSEETNPSNFSPDRTEKVDQKDARQMPHLDDITGLFGPHCVAPDGCCPSHDNIQTIDSVDAKIIHVPPEALTHECATHHHILEAKPPHCEVGNSAQNCQKDKMPDMSSAKDEHPSRRLHEGKTLEHIYPEKRPRLSHGFPQGCLPLQGPLLLPPPSSFTFHHTIIQHHLSLMPPPLPLPSFPHLLPRFAPHPLTLNPPPPPPPSFFASPPIHLLDAPYSLATEFHPMLSNHHPTLLAPPHPAALPLQVLF; encoded by the exons CGCTCCGGGTTCCGGCCCCATGTTCCGCTCCACTACTGTGGCCGTGGAGCCGGTGAGTGCGATGGAGAAATGGAGTGACGCACGTGCCGACAACAATGGCAGCGAAGGCATCAGAGCACTGGGAAGAG ATCCTCAAAGCTCGCTGCTCCTTCCTCTGGACACCGCACTGGGAAGCCGACTCCTGAGTGACACACGGTGGCCATACCAGCAACTTGATGCCAAAGCCATTACATCAGATGACATCACCAGCAAAAATAGTGATGCGAGCCAAAGCGGCGCCTTTAACAAGCTCCCCTGGGCCACAAGTTTCTTAAGTGACACCATTAGGTCCAACAAAATCCCCGCAAACAACGAAAACAAAACCTCcctcaccagcagagggcgcccggTTTGCTTCTCACTGCCTAAGAGGAGCTGCGTTCTCCTCCACCAGTCGGCTGCCATCTTTATACAAGCGGGGCGGAGCTCACGAGACGGCAAAAAGACAACACAAAAAGTGGATGCCAAAGTCGCACCGCAGTTGTCAGCCACACCTTGTGTCCATGCTTTGGCCAGCGATCTGGATGAAAATATGAAAGCCACCTTGTCTTTATGTAACCGCCACGATGGGACCAGAGCCCAAGTCCACGTGGGAGGTGGGACAGTAGCCCAAGACACGGGTGGATGTAAGAGTGGAGCAGTAATCACTGGTGGAGGTTGGATAGGAGCCCAAGGCGGAGGGAAATGTGGCCTTGGCGCCAAATTTAGTGGTGGATCTGGAACTGAGGTGCAATTTACAGGTGGTAGGCTGACTGGAGTCCAAGTAACTAGTCGAACTGGGACAGTAGACCAAGTCAATGTTAGGGGTGGGGTTCTTAACAGTGGTCAAAGTGAACCCATAGTTATTGGAACACATACAACTGGTACAAAAGGACCTGGGTATGAAGATAAAGAAGGTAGTAGAACTGCTGCTCATGATGATTGCTACCGTGCGCCTAAAGCCCAAATCACTATCAGAGGTAATACCAGAGCCCAGGGCTATAGTCAAACTTTGACAAGCACTGAAGACACCCAAGATAATGGTGAAATTAGGACTGATGCCCAACTAATATGTCCAACTGTCATACGAAATGGAGCTGAGGCTGTAGTTAGCCGTGGACCTGAGAAAAGAGCCATCCATAACTATGGTAGACTCAAGACTGGAGCTCAAAGTAATAGTCAAAGTGAGGGACGGAAGCAAATTGTTGTGAGATGTGGCACTCGAGTCCAAGATCAAGGTAGAGGCCACCAAGACTTTGTTGGTAGTGGTAATGGAGCTGAAGGCTGGGTTGGATCTGGTACAAGAGCCAAAGTTACTGATCAAAAGGGGACAGAAGTCCAAGACCAAGACAGGCGTAGGACTGAAGTTGCCCAAAATGGTGTTGGTAGTACGATTGGAATTCTAGAAACAGTTCTAAATAGAATTGGAACGCAGTCAAGCAATGAGGGTGGGACTGCAGCTGATCATTATGTGACCAGCAGGGGCTCAGCACCACAACCAACCACTTTAGCGTGTCAAGGTTCTTGCTTTGAAACCTCTGCTAAAACTGACTTTGTTCAAAAGCTTCATTCTTCCACTCCCATTGAGCTCCAACAATCAGGACCAGTGAACCAAGCCAAAAAGTTGAATCCAGAACAATCATCGAATTCACTTCTGTGCCGGCCCAAGGAACCCTTTTGCCCTGTCCTCAGCCGTGATGGCAAACGCATCTTGCTGTGGCCCACGGAGATGGTCCGCTACACCAAAACGTCGCCCTCGCTGTCCTATGGCGTCAACCCGCTGCTGTATGACTTCCGAGCGCACGCAGGCGGGCAGAGAGAGGTGGGGTGCAGAAGAAAGCCATCAGTGATCAAACACGCCGGCTGCCAACAGAAATGGGAAAGCGGTGGGGGAAGCACCGAGGTGAAGCCAGATGAAAGTCTGGATGAGAATGAAGGAGGACAGGCGGGAAATCCTCTGCAAGTTGCGGACCGAGACAAAGGTGGCAAAGAAGTCTGCGCTTTTCCAAATGCCGACACATTAAAAGCCACCCGTGTTGGATTGAGAAGgaggaaaagaagaaaaagggGAGGGGTGAGAAAGAGGGGTAGAAGAAAAAGAGGTGATGAGATGAAGACGAAAGAGAAAGGGAGGAAGGGGATAATAACCGGTCTCTGTGAGATGGTGAGGCTCAAAAGACAGGACACCGGAACAGAGGAAAGGCGGGAAAAGCGGCTATTAAGTCATCTGGCAGCGCGGCGGATGCTCACAGGCCCCGAAAAAAGAATGACAGGGGAGGAGGAGAGACGGGTAGCAGAGAATGACGTGCTATTAAGTCGTCCTTCCACGAATCGGTGTAATCGCTCGAAGCAGGTGAACGCGGAGGACGGCCTGCATCAATGCCAGCAATCATCCTCCAGGTGGGGTCCCGCGTTTACAAAGCCCCTCTGCGGGAATGCGTCATGTAACGCGCCGATTAGCCCCGCTATCAAGACTCCACGCTGTCCCGCAATCACGGCCGACCCTGCCGCCACGGACAAGGGGCCGCAGCACAAACATCGAGACGGAGACGAGCGAGGGCAGGAAGATAAGGACTGCGGGAATCTGAGGGAGATAAGAGCTCAGGAGGCGAGAGTGTGCGAGGTGGCGATTAGCAGCGTCTCGTCCCCCCGCAGAGACGCAGCATGCGAGCGCCAAATCCATCTCGCACTGTCTCAACACGCGGAAGCAGCATGGGATGGAGCGATTAGCCCCGTCCCCCTTTCCTTTAGGGGCCCAGCATGCCCCCGCAGTCAAACTGCAGTGGAACATAATCGCTCCTCTGGCGCACAAAAGACAGAAAGCGAGCTGTGCGTCCGATCGGAATGCACAAACACGACACCCGTCTGCAAGGATCTTTCACAGGAAGTGAGAGGTAGCGAAAAGCGGAAGTGGACAGATAGTCCAGAAATAAATGCTTGGaagaaatgtaaacaaacactAAACAGGACTGCTGTTGGCTTTGAGTTGAGTAGAAATTTGGTCACGATAGACACAAGACAAGGAGATGCGAAGGAGACGAATCCAAGTCCCTTCTCACCTGTTAGGACAGATAAAGTTTGTCAGGATACTGACAACGATGATGTTGAGGTTTCCTCTGTTGCTGAAAAACTCATTGATATGCTTCCTGGGAATGCTACTCACAAATACGCCGCTCAAGATGATGATATCAACAAACATGAGCCCCAACACAGCAGTGAGGAGACAAATCCAAGCAACTTCTCACCTGACAGGACAGAAAAAGTTGATCAGAAAGATGCGAGGCAAATGCCTCACCTTGATGACATCACGGGTCTATTTGGTCCCCACTGTGTGGCACCCGATGGGTGCTGTCCATCACATGACAACATCCAAACAATTGACTCTGTTGATGCTAAAATCATCCATGTGCCTCCAGAGGCTTTGACTCATGAGTGTGCCACTCATCATCACATACTTGAGGCCAAACCTCCTCACTGTGAGGTTGGCAATAGCGCTCAGAATTGTCAGAAAGACAAAATGCCAGACATGTCCTCAGCGAAGGATGAGCATCCATCCAGGAGGCTCCATGAGGGCAAGACTCTGGAACATATTTACCCAGAAAAAAGACCTCGTCTATCCCATGGCTTCCCGCAAGGGTGCCTACCACTCCAAGGTCCTCTCCTGCTCCCTCCACCTTCCTCCTTCACCTTCCATCACACCATCATCCAGCATCACCTCTCTCTGATGCCCCCACCTCTCCCTCTCCCCTCGTTCCCCCACCTGCTGCCACGCTTTGCACCCCACCCCCTCACTCTAAATcctccacccccacccccaccatCTTTCTTTGCCTCGCCACCCATCCATCTCCTGGACGCTCCGTATTCCCTTGCGACGGAATTTCACCCCATGTTGAGTAACCACCACCCAACCCTCCTGGCGCCACCCCACCCTGCGGCCCTGCCCCTGCAGGTGTTGTTCTAG